A genomic stretch from Pelodiscus sinensis isolate JC-2024 unplaced genomic scaffold, ASM4963464v1 ctg35, whole genome shotgun sequence includes:
- the LOC142824451 gene encoding E3 ubiquitin-protein ligase TRIM39-like isoform X2, whose translation MAAGDLARSFQDEATCPICLEFFTDPVSIECGHNYCRACLSQCWGESEPKFSCPQCRETILQRHLRPNYQLGNLVELVKRLQLPAGPVPKGQPGCKRHQESLNLFCQEDQAPICVVCDRSREHRAHTVVPIEEAAQEYKRKVQARREMIAGEFNKLHTLLREEEQLLLQRLAEEEGETLQRLQENVTKLSQQSASLQQLIAEMEGKCQQLVAELLKDVKSTLSRSENMKLQEPEAVCTDLQCRYKICLDMREALNRFAVDVTLDPDTANPYLVLSEGRKRARHGNRRQALPNNPERFDKGPNVLGAEGFAGGRCYWEVEVGDKTGWDLGVCRESVSRKGTVALTTKQGYWAMSLRNGDKYTVSTSPSTPLPMSTRPSRVGVFLDYEAREVSFYNVTDRSHLFTFTCTFSGMLRPFFSPCVNTGGANAGPLTICPVSAQSGENLSP comes from the exons ATGGCTGCCGGGGACCTGGCCAGGAGCTTCCAGGATGAGGCGACGTGTCCCATCTGCCTGGAATTTTTCACAGATCCGGTGTCTATTGAGTGTGGGCACAACTACTGCAGGGCCTGcctcagccagtgctggggggagtcggAGCCCaagttctcctgcccccagtgcagagagACCATCCTGCAGAGACACCTGCGGCCCAACTACCAGTTGGGGAACCTGGTGGAGCTGGTGAAACGCCTGCAGCTCCCGGCAGGGCCAGTGCCCAAGGGGCAGCCAGGGTGCAAGAGACACCAGGAGTCCCTGAACCTCTTCTGCCAGGAGGATCAAgcccccatctgtgtggtgtgtgaccGGTCCCGGGAGCACCGCGCACACACGGTGGTGCCTATcgaggaggctgcccaggagtacaag aGGAAAGTGCAGGCAAGGCGAGAGATGATTGCGGGTGAATTTAACAAGCTGCACacgctgctgagggaggaggagcagctgcttctgcagaggctggcggaggaggagggggagactcTGCAGAGGCTCCAGGAAAATGTCACCAAACTCTCCCAGCAAAgcgcctccctgcagcagctgaTCGCAGAgatggaggggaagtgtcagcagCTGGTTGCTGAGCTGCTAAAG GACGTGAAAAGCACGTTGAGCAG GAGTGAAAACATGAAACTCCAGGAACCCGAAGCCGTTTGCACCGACCTGCAGTGCAGGTATAAAATTTGTCTTGATATGAGGGAAGCTCTGAACAGATTTGCAG tggacgtgacgctggatccagacacggcaaaTCCCTACCTCGTCCTGTCTGAGGGGCGGAAACGTGCGAGACACGGAAACAggcgccaggctctgcccaacaACCCCGAGAGATTTGATAAAGGCCCCAATGTGCTGGGCGCCGAGGGGTTCGCGGGTGGGCGgtgttactgggaggtggaggtgggagacaagacaggctgggacctgggggtctgcagggaatctgtgagcaggaaggggacaGTCGCACTCACAACCAAACAAGGATACTGGGCTATGAGTCTGAGGAATGGGGATAAATACACAGTCTCCACCTCCCCCTCGACTcccctccccatgagcaccaggcCCAGCCGGGTGGGGGTTTTCCTGGACTACGAGGCGCGCGAGGTCTCGTTTTACAATGTGACTGACAGGTCCCATCTCTTCACCTTCACCTGCACCTTCTCCGGGATGCTCCGCCCTTTCTTCAGTCCCTGTGTCAACACTGGGGGTGCCAACGCGGGTCCCCTGACCATCTGCCCAGTGTCGGCCCAGTCCGGAGAGAATCTCAGTCCCTGA
- the LOC142824451 gene encoding E3 ubiquitin-protein ligase TRIM11-like isoform X1, translating to MAAGDLARSFQDEATCPICLEFFTDPVSIECGHNYCRACLSQCWGESEPKFSCPQCRETILQRHLRPNYQLGNLVELVKRLQLPAGPVPKGQPGCKRHQESLNLFCQEDQAPICVVCDRSREHRAHTVVPIEEAAQEYKEKLQGALGLLREQLEEALVLRSEEEEKTAAWQRKVQARREMIAGEFNKLHTLLREEEQLLLQRLAEEEGETLQRLQENVTKLSQQSASLQQLIAEMEGKCQQLVAELLKDVKSTLSRSENMKLQEPEAVCTDLQCRYKICLDMREALNRFAVDVTLDPDTANPYLVLSEGRKRARHGNRRQALPNNPERFDKGPNVLGAEGFAGGRCYWEVEVGDKTGWDLGVCRESVSRKGTVALTTKQGYWAMSLRNGDKYTVSTSPSTPLPMSTRPSRVGVFLDYEAREVSFYNVTDRSHLFTFTCTFSGMLRPFFSPCVNTGGANAGPLTICPVSAQSGENLSP from the exons ATGGCTGCCGGGGACCTGGCCAGGAGCTTCCAGGATGAGGCGACGTGTCCCATCTGCCTGGAATTTTTCACAGATCCGGTGTCTATTGAGTGTGGGCACAACTACTGCAGGGCCTGcctcagccagtgctggggggagtcggAGCCCaagttctcctgcccccagtgcagagagACCATCCTGCAGAGACACCTGCGGCCCAACTACCAGTTGGGGAACCTGGTGGAGCTGGTGAAACGCCTGCAGCTCCCGGCAGGGCCAGTGCCCAAGGGGCAGCCAGGGTGCAAGAGACACCAGGAGTCCCTGAACCTCTTCTGCCAGGAGGATCAAgcccccatctgtgtggtgtgtgaccGGTCCCGGGAGCACCGCGCACACACGGTGGTGCCTATcgaggaggctgcccaggagtacaag GAGAAactccagggagccctgggcctgctcagggagcagctggaagaagccctggtgcTGAGAagtgaagaggaggaaaaaaccgCAGCGTGGCag aGGAAAGTGCAGGCAAGGCGAGAGATGATTGCGGGTGAATTTAACAAGCTGCACacgctgctgagggaggaggagcagctgcttctgcagaggctggcggaggaggagggggagactcTGCAGAGGCTCCAGGAAAATGTCACCAAACTCTCCCAGCAAAgcgcctccctgcagcagctgaTCGCAGAgatggaggggaagtgtcagcagCTGGTTGCTGAGCTGCTAAAG GACGTGAAAAGCACGTTGAGCAG GAGTGAAAACATGAAACTCCAGGAACCCGAAGCCGTTTGCACCGACCTGCAGTGCAGGTATAAAATTTGTCTTGATATGAGGGAAGCTCTGAACAGATTTGCAG tggacgtgacgctggatccagacacggcaaaTCCCTACCTCGTCCTGTCTGAGGGGCGGAAACGTGCGAGACACGGAAACAggcgccaggctctgcccaacaACCCCGAGAGATTTGATAAAGGCCCCAATGTGCTGGGCGCCGAGGGGTTCGCGGGTGGGCGgtgttactgggaggtggaggtgggagacaagacaggctgggacctgggggtctgcagggaatctgtgagcaggaaggggacaGTCGCACTCACAACCAAACAAGGATACTGGGCTATGAGTCTGAGGAATGGGGATAAATACACAGTCTCCACCTCCCCCTCGACTcccctccccatgagcaccaggcCCAGCCGGGTGGGGGTTTTCCTGGACTACGAGGCGCGCGAGGTCTCGTTTTACAATGTGACTGACAGGTCCCATCTCTTCACCTTCACCTGCACCTTCTCCGGGATGCTCCGCCCTTTCTTCAGTCCCTGTGTCAACACTGGGGGTGCCAACGCGGGTCCCCTGACCATCTGCCCAGTGTCGGCCCAGTCCGGAGAGAATCTCAGTCCCTGA